From the genome of Lentimonas sp. CC4, one region includes:
- a CDS encoding sulfatase: MSSSLLAKERASAWTSKLFLKLSAPLLLLFVSNHVLADSRPNIVYLMADDQNFGSVGIYGNPEVQTPQMDQLGRDGVIFDRHYNTTAICMASRANVMTGMYEYKTGTNFGHGDMTSEIWSKSYPVLLREAGYLTAFAGKFGFKIDGHGYDGSEFFDLWGGADGQTSYRTGKNKSMAKYAKDYPHSTLSYAAFSKDVITEAVKQDKPFCLSISFKAPHKPATPDPQFDHIYAGKTFTKPANFGRENGAHLSPQSKQGRQYPRFTEWHYDTDYDGEMRKYYQQIYAIDVALGMIREALEAQGVADNTVIIYTSDNGYINGAHGYGSKVLPMEESSRVPLMIYDPRSATSGKQLRSPALTGNIDFAPTILELAGLSIPSNIDGVSLLPLLKDPSADVREQMALMNCFGSGATSALTVVTKDHKYTYWWYGDSEMEPTEELFHLSKDPLEMTNLAHNPEAQPLLEIMRKNYDAQLKHWQEQAIAGSKHAKFGELFDRNLPLEKKQVRPAKKTK; the protein is encoded by the coding sequence ATGAGCTCTTCGCTATTAGCGAAAGAAAGGGCGAGTGCCTGGACTTCAAAGTTGTTCTTAAAGCTATCTGCGCCTCTACTCCTATTATTTGTCAGTAATCACGTGTTAGCTGACTCTCGCCCGAACATCGTCTACCTCATGGCAGACGATCAGAACTTCGGTTCAGTCGGTATTTACGGGAACCCTGAAGTGCAGACACCACAGATGGATCAGCTGGGGCGGGATGGTGTGATTTTCGATCGGCATTACAATACGACTGCGATTTGCATGGCGAGCCGCGCGAATGTCATGACTGGCATGTATGAATACAAAACGGGCACCAATTTTGGGCATGGTGATATGACATCCGAGATCTGGTCAAAGTCGTATCCGGTGTTATTGCGGGAGGCTGGTTATCTGACCGCGTTTGCCGGTAAGTTTGGCTTCAAAATCGATGGGCATGGCTATGACGGTAGCGAGTTCTTTGATCTGTGGGGTGGTGCCGACGGGCAGACGAGTTATCGAACTGGAAAAAACAAATCCATGGCGAAGTATGCGAAGGATTATCCGCATTCCACGTTGTCGTATGCTGCATTTAGTAAGGACGTGATCACCGAGGCGGTGAAGCAGGACAAGCCGTTTTGCTTGTCGATTAGCTTCAAAGCGCCGCACAAGCCGGCAACTCCGGATCCGCAATTTGATCACATCTATGCAGGTAAGACGTTTACTAAACCCGCGAACTTCGGCCGTGAGAACGGTGCACACCTCTCGCCGCAAAGTAAGCAGGGGCGGCAGTATCCACGTTTTACGGAGTGGCATTACGATACCGACTACGACGGTGAAATGCGTAAATACTATCAACAGATCTACGCGATCGATGTGGCGCTGGGAATGATTCGTGAGGCCTTGGAAGCGCAGGGCGTTGCCGATAATACGGTGATCATCTATACCAGTGACAATGGCTACATCAACGGTGCGCACGGCTATGGCTCGAAAGTTCTGCCAATGGAGGAGTCCTCGCGTGTGCCGCTGATGATCTATGACCCGCGCAGTGCGACTTCTGGCAAACAGCTCCGCAGCCCGGCTCTGACCGGCAACATCGATTTTGCCCCGACCATTTTGGAACTGGCCGGGCTTTCGATCCCATCGAACATCGACGGTGTTAGTCTGTTGCCGCTGTTGAAGGACCCAAGCGCGGACGTTCGTGAGCAGATGGCACTCATGAACTGTTTCGGTAGCGGCGCGACCTCTGCGCTGACCGTGGTCACTAAAGATCACAAATATACTTATTGGTGGTATGGTGATTCAGAAATGGAGCCGACAGAAGAATTGTTTCATCTGAGCAAAGATCCGCTGGAGATGACGAATCTCGCACACAATCCGGAGGCTCAACCCTTGCTTGAAATCATGCGTAAGAATTACGACGCCCAACTAAAGCATTGGCAGGAGCAAGCGATTGCCGGCAGTAAACACGCGAAGTTCGGTGAGCTGTTCGACCGTAATCTTCCATTAGAAAAGAAGCAGGTCAGGCCAGCTAAGAAAACGAAATAG
- a CDS encoding arylsulfatase, producing MKTLSLFPLATLALLFATSHTISHAASNLAGSRPNIIMVITDDQGMGDLSCMGNTIVRTPNIDKFYEGATRFTDFQVSPTCAPTRAAIMSGRFPFKVGVTHTILQRERMAPKVFTMPQALQSAGYATGLFGKWHLGDEPEYLPQNRGFDEVLMHGAGGIGQTGLGDFPANGENVYFDNVLLHNDTVVQTKGFCTDVFFDAAEGWIKQQRAANQPYFAYISLNAPHGPMYAPDQYKQRFLADGYDEGTAARYGMIENIDDNFGHMLSLLKKWDALENTLIIFMTDNGMSMKAMNHNGKKVLPFNAGMRGRKNSPNEGGTHVPAFWQWQGVLGAGVDIDGLVAHIDLYQTFAELAGAELPNEMQDLDGRSLLPLLEDSKADWADRELFFHCGRWPTGKRDTFQYEKCGMRTQKWRFVNNQQLYDIENDPSETKDVAKQYPEVVAQMRQAYDGWWESALPLMVNEDLPRVAKEDQPFAKLEAQAREAGIPEWTPDVL from the coding sequence ATGAAAACACTCTCACTTTTCCCTCTCGCTACGCTGGCACTGCTATTTGCCACGAGCCACACGATCAGCCATGCCGCTAGCAACCTCGCTGGATCGCGTCCCAACATCATCATGGTCATCACCGATGACCAAGGCATGGGCGACCTCTCCTGTATGGGCAATACGATCGTGCGCACGCCGAATATCGACAAATTCTACGAAGGCGCCACGCGTTTTACTGATTTCCAAGTCAGCCCGACGTGTGCGCCCACGCGCGCGGCCATCATGAGTGGCCGCTTTCCTTTCAAGGTCGGCGTGACCCACACGATTCTTCAACGCGAGCGGATGGCACCGAAAGTCTTTACCATGCCGCAAGCACTACAGAGCGCTGGCTATGCGACAGGCCTCTTTGGTAAGTGGCACCTTGGTGATGAGCCGGAATACCTACCGCAAAATCGGGGCTTTGACGAAGTGCTGATGCATGGCGCAGGCGGGATCGGTCAGACGGGTCTCGGCGATTTTCCAGCCAATGGTGAAAACGTTTATTTTGATAATGTGCTGCTGCACAATGATACGGTGGTTCAGACGAAAGGCTTTTGCACGGACGTGTTTTTTGATGCAGCAGAGGGCTGGATCAAACAGCAGCGTGCGGCCAATCAACCATATTTCGCCTATATTTCACTGAATGCACCGCATGGGCCGATGTATGCACCGGACCAATACAAACAGCGCTTCTTAGCGGACGGCTATGACGAGGGCACCGCAGCGCGCTATGGTATGATCGAGAATATCGATGATAACTTTGGGCATATGCTATCACTCTTGAAAAAGTGGGACGCGTTGGAGAATACACTGATCATCTTTATGACCGATAATGGGATGTCGATGAAAGCCATGAACCACAATGGCAAGAAGGTGCTTCCGTTTAATGCGGGCATGAGAGGGCGTAAGAATTCGCCCAATGAAGGCGGCACCCACGTGCCGGCATTCTGGCAATGGCAGGGCGTGCTCGGTGCAGGCGTCGATATTGATGGCCTGGTCGCTCATATTGACCTCTATCAGACGTTTGCAGAGCTTGCTGGGGCAGAACTCCCCAATGAGATGCAGGACTTGGATGGCCGTTCCCTCTTACCGCTGCTAGAAGATTCAAAGGCAGACTGGGCCGATCGTGAATTGTTTTTCCACTGCGGTCGCTGGCCGACAGGAAAGCGTGATACATTTCAATATGAAAAATGTGGCATGCGCACGCAGAAGTGGCGTTTCGTGAACAATCAGCAGCTCTACGATATTGAAAACGATCCCTCGGAGACGAAGGATGTCGCTAAACAATATCCAGAAGTGGTCGCTCAAATGCGCCAAGCCTACGACGGTTGGTGGGAGTCGGCTCTACCGCTGATGGTGAACGAAGACCTCCCCAGAGTGGCAAAGGAGGATCAACCGTTCGCGAAGCTCGAGGCACAGGCTAGGGAGGCGGGCATCCCTGAGTGGACGCCGGACGTGCTGTAG
- a CDS encoding putative glycoside hydrolase: protein MNTLKIALSAILSITTYSASFADRLPDFSWDTVPRYMHVRKATSFTPQEVEYLATFPLITFEKTTGAKEFGGTEVGTWKAAKAVKAINPRTKVLYYRNILVHYSAYAADAQLASIPDAFLSDQKGNTKLVRGKVPAYDLSNPAVQDWWLTHAKQACGSEYIDGIFVDGNIKALEHGYLKRQVGDAKKTAVEQGYHHIMKQLRAIAGTESLVVSNIIRARFTDAGLEYMEPFDGSYIEGFEHAVGGMSRKEYMAKGIAAIQSAAQSGKIIAFTIGQGSYADTDMDMEASQDSTKEFASPNNRFTYALALFLICAEKHSYFMFSDGYGVDNGRSKYWMKDIPEYQYPLGAPTGEATREGYVYQREFQHASVTVDIEQETSEIVWKQ from the coding sequence ATGAACACTCTTAAAATTGCTCTTTCTGCGATCCTATCGATCACCACGTATTCTGCTAGTTTTGCAGATCGACTTCCTGACTTCAGTTGGGACACGGTGCCACGCTATATGCATGTGCGCAAGGCCACGTCGTTTACTCCCCAGGAAGTGGAGTATTTAGCGACCTTTCCGCTGATTACTTTTGAGAAGACCACCGGAGCCAAGGAGTTTGGCGGCACCGAGGTCGGCACCTGGAAAGCGGCAAAGGCGGTCAAAGCGATCAACCCTCGGACGAAGGTTCTCTATTACCGTAATATCTTGGTGCATTACTCGGCCTACGCTGCGGATGCGCAGTTAGCCTCGATTCCAGATGCGTTTCTCAGTGATCAAAAGGGAAACACTAAGTTAGTGCGGGGAAAGGTGCCCGCCTACGACCTATCGAACCCTGCGGTGCAGGATTGGTGGCTGACCCACGCCAAGCAGGCCTGTGGCTCGGAGTATATCGACGGCATTTTCGTGGATGGAAATATTAAGGCGCTGGAGCACGGTTATTTGAAGCGGCAGGTAGGCGATGCCAAGAAAACGGCGGTCGAGCAGGGCTATCATCATATCATGAAGCAATTGCGAGCCATTGCTGGAACAGAGAGCCTTGTCGTGTCTAACATCATCCGAGCGAGATTTACTGACGCAGGGCTCGAATATATGGAGCCTTTCGACGGTTCCTATATCGAAGGCTTCGAGCACGCGGTCGGCGGAATGTCGCGCAAGGAGTATATGGCAAAGGGGATTGCGGCCATTCAGTCTGCTGCACAGTCGGGCAAGATCATTGCCTTTACTATCGGTCAGGGGAGTTATGCTGATACCGATATGGATATGGAAGCCAGCCAAGACTCGACCAAGGAATTCGCTTCACCCAACAATCGATTTACGTATGCCTTGGCGCTCTTTTTGATCTGCGCCGAAAAGCATAGCTACTTCATGTTTTCCGATGGCTACGGCGTCGACAATGGCAGAAGCAAATACTGGATGAAAGATATCCCAGAGTATCAATATCCGCTGGGTGCTCCGACAGGGGAGGCGACTCGAGAGGGTTACGTGTATCAACGCGAGTTCCAGCACGCGAGTGTTACGGTTGATATTGAGCAGGAAACGTCTGAGATTGTTTGGAAGCAATAG
- a CDS encoding LamG domain-containing protein, producing the protein MKRLTSALLLTFLTLSSAHAKLVAHYDFSDGDLLDNEVGPAFQLKNAGEVPVTLGAAGAVFTSSTKIDSPQSYLMVDSSRDLTQFTVSFWMRTDVVDQGGAFPGIFSSNTLTDLGSFQFFSAGQPVVGNKKTEDGSLLLIAGQARKKLFTPTVAAHNSNTWYHVGLVSDGGQLTTTISSVDGSFGDLLDGAAISLAAQLKNFAFGVNRGLNHGYGFELANVRVYDSVKPLEPLYKAGKKGNYVDIPEPANVAIAFGFLSIACAMLRRRSR; encoded by the coding sequence ATGAAACGTCTCACTTCTGCCCTGTTACTTACATTTTTAACGCTGAGTTCGGCTCACGCGAAGCTGGTCGCGCATTACGACTTTTCAGACGGAGACCTATTGGATAATGAGGTCGGACCGGCGTTCCAGTTGAAGAATGCGGGTGAGGTGCCCGTCACTCTGGGAGCAGCAGGTGCAGTGTTTACTTCTTCGACAAAGATAGACAGTCCCCAGAGCTACCTGATGGTTGATTCCAGTCGAGATTTAACACAATTTACTGTGTCTTTCTGGATGAGAACTGATGTGGTCGATCAAGGGGGCGCTTTTCCTGGAATTTTCTCTTCCAATACGCTCACGGATCTCGGCTCCTTTCAGTTCTTTAGCGCTGGGCAACCTGTGGTTGGAAACAAGAAAACGGAAGATGGATCGCTGTTGCTGATCGCTGGGCAAGCGAGGAAAAAGTTGTTCACTCCTACTGTTGCTGCGCACAACAGCAACACGTGGTATCACGTGGGACTTGTATCCGATGGGGGGCAACTGACGACTACCATTTCCTCTGTTGATGGAAGCTTTGGCGATCTGCTCGACGGCGCAGCGATTTCCTTAGCTGCTCAGCTCAAAAATTTCGCCTTTGGTGTGAACCGTGGATTGAATCATGGCTATGGCTTTGAGTTGGCGAATGTAAGGGTCTATGACTCAGTTAAGCCGCTGGAGCCTCTTTACAAAGCAGGCAAGAAAGGCAACTATGTGGATATTCCAGAACCAGCGAACGTTGCCATCGCATTTGGTTTTCTCAGCATTGCTTGTGCGATGTTGAGACGACGGTCGCGGTAA
- a CDS encoding response regulator transcription factor — protein sequence MESTEITSNIRVSLVEDHPGFREIITLYFKRIEGIELISQFGTAEAALRVLEKSSTQTCPDVILLDLNLPGISGLDAIRWIQDYSPNSKIIILTQSEKEADVVAAIRSGAVGYLLKSATAQEITDGIRNAMQGGASLDPKVAIYILNLLQGASPKETLDKPLSERELEILQLLSAGLVKKEIADQLNITITTVKYHIRHIYEKLQVVNAAAAVDKGHRTGIIDR from the coding sequence ATGGAATCTACTGAAATAACCTCGAACATACGTGTATCACTGGTGGAAGACCACCCCGGTTTCCGAGAAATCATCACCCTCTATTTTAAGCGCATCGAAGGCATCGAGCTCATCAGCCAGTTCGGAACCGCCGAAGCGGCACTACGAGTGCTGGAAAAGAGCTCCACACAGACATGCCCTGACGTGATTTTGCTGGATCTAAACCTCCCGGGCATCTCGGGGCTCGATGCGATACGTTGGATCCAAGACTATTCACCAAACAGTAAAATCATCATCCTCACCCAATCCGAAAAGGAGGCCGATGTCGTCGCCGCGATTCGCAGCGGTGCGGTCGGCTACTTGCTAAAATCCGCCACGGCCCAAGAAATTACGGATGGCATCCGTAATGCCATGCAAGGCGGGGCGTCTTTAGATCCCAAAGTGGCAATCTATATATTGAATCTGCTTCAAGGTGCATCGCCCAAAGAGACGCTCGATAAACCGCTCTCCGAACGCGAACTAGAGATCTTGCAACTACTCAGTGCAGGCTTAGTCAAAAAGGAAATTGCTGATCAGCTGAATATTACCATCACCACCGTCAAATATCACATACGCCACATTTATGAGAAGCTACAGGTGGTCAATGCGGCAGCAGCAGTGGATAAGGGGCACCGCACGGGTATTATAGATCGGTAA
- a CDS encoding histidine kinase produces MFPYRLQLALITFCTGLCCATQAQEPQIDLKTRSISQLEQQLNDINSELKGLAHLSLRSGIGNVGYRSMQQVADDHPEWVEIQLNAEYPIDQVVLVPTIWRDTEAGFQADGFPLEFQIRAGTEADKTGKVIAKYSEADGLLPRIAPVIVATDDTTASWLRIESFKHSRWKHYPEPKYTLQFSEVLIFSGTKNVALHQTVHTSSNMTDSAGAWDERFLVDGFVPYLMDSALGSQSLAYVSSIGQRPTLTLDLERPYPINQIHLHAVDQSDTVPQVYAGDLGIPPHLRVEGAMQPNFSDAVTILDYQRESINNTGPILMWNVPETTCRYVRIVSLGADRKTEFSPDKFRIGYAEVALFSGGHNVAFGKAFQAEGTQIPPSSARLISSLTDGNNLYGQILPIRTWMEELARRHDLETLKPLIEQALAQRYARQKSQLRMVSGLAALLAAAIGLIILIQRNARQRQLAELKERMAADLHDELGANLHTIRLFGDLAKESVDSRSELLELLDRSSDFTERSIQAVRKSLGALESKDLHLQLVDDMRDISSRILTDQSHTITFEGEAMLQHLKPRKQVDLFLFYKECLTNIVRHSGATRVTTQVIANRKSIQIIVTDNGHSLPDSLQNPPASLARRAKLIGAHLTVANTETGTHITLILPLRKWNLLK; encoded by the coding sequence ATGTTTCCGTATCGGCTTCAACTCGCGCTCATCACCTTTTGCACAGGGCTTTGCTGTGCGACTCAAGCGCAGGAGCCACAGATCGATTTAAAAACGCGCTCCATTAGTCAGCTCGAACAGCAGCTGAATGACATAAATTCCGAGCTCAAAGGCTTGGCCCATCTCAGCCTGCGTAGCGGGATCGGTAACGTCGGCTACCGCTCGATGCAGCAAGTAGCGGACGATCACCCGGAATGGGTGGAGATTCAGCTAAATGCGGAGTATCCCATTGATCAAGTGGTGCTGGTGCCCACGATTTGGCGCGACACCGAAGCAGGCTTTCAAGCCGATGGCTTCCCCTTGGAGTTTCAGATCCGGGCAGGCACCGAAGCAGACAAGACAGGCAAGGTGATCGCCAAATACAGCGAGGCCGATGGCCTTCTGCCGCGGATCGCTCCTGTTATCGTCGCAACCGACGACACCACCGCCTCGTGGCTACGGATCGAGAGCTTCAAACACTCTCGCTGGAAACACTATCCAGAACCTAAATACACACTGCAATTCTCCGAAGTGCTCATCTTCAGTGGCACAAAGAATGTCGCGCTGCATCAAACCGTTCACACTTCAAGCAATATGACTGACAGTGCCGGTGCCTGGGATGAGCGATTTCTGGTCGACGGCTTTGTCCCCTACTTAATGGACTCCGCACTCGGGAGTCAGAGCTTGGCCTACGTCAGCTCGATTGGGCAGCGCCCCACGTTGACGCTCGATCTGGAGCGCCCCTATCCCATTAATCAAATTCATTTACACGCCGTCGATCAAAGCGACACCGTGCCACAGGTCTATGCTGGCGATTTGGGTATTCCACCACACCTTCGGGTTGAAGGTGCCATGCAGCCTAATTTTTCCGACGCAGTCACGATACTGGATTACCAGCGAGAGAGCATCAACAACACTGGGCCGATTCTGATGTGGAATGTCCCTGAAACGACCTGCCGGTATGTCCGGATCGTATCGCTGGGAGCAGACCGTAAAACCGAATTCAGTCCGGATAAATTCAGGATCGGCTATGCTGAAGTAGCGTTATTCTCGGGCGGGCACAATGTAGCATTCGGTAAAGCTTTCCAAGCAGAGGGGACACAAATCCCACCTAGCAGCGCTCGGTTAATCAGCTCATTGACGGATGGCAATAATCTATATGGTCAGATACTGCCGATCCGAACTTGGATGGAAGAGCTGGCTCGTCGGCATGACTTAGAGACGCTCAAGCCTTTGATAGAACAAGCGCTGGCCCAACGCTACGCCCGCCAGAAGTCGCAACTCCGAATGGTGAGTGGGTTAGCAGCATTACTCGCGGCTGCGATCGGCCTGATCATACTGATCCAACGCAACGCGCGACAGCGACAGCTGGCCGAACTGAAAGAACGCATGGCGGCAGATCTCCATGACGAACTCGGAGCCAATTTGCACACCATCCGTCTCTTCGGTGATCTGGCCAAAGAAAGTGTCGATTCACGCAGTGAACTGCTGGAGCTACTGGATCGCTCTTCAGACTTCACGGAGCGGAGCATTCAGGCGGTGCGCAAAAGCCTCGGCGCCTTGGAATCGAAAGACCTGCACCTGCAACTGGTCGATGACATGCGTGACATCTCCAGTCGAATCCTAACGGACCAAAGCCATACAATTACTTTTGAAGGCGAAGCCATGCTACAACACCTCAAGCCACGAAAGCAGGTCGACCTCTTTCTATTCTATAAAGAATGCCTGACCAACATCGTTCGCCATTCGGGTGCAACACGCGTCACCACACAAGTCATCGCCAACCGAAAAAGTATCCAGATCATCGTTACTGACAACGGTCATAGCCTACCGGACTCATTACAGAATCCACCCGCCTCACTCGCCCGCCGTGCAAAGCTCATCGGCGCACACTTAACCGTGGCAAACACTGAGACAGGCACTCACATCACCCTCATCCTCCCCCTGCGCAAATGGAATCTACTGAAATAA
- a CDS encoding PEP-CTERM sorting domain-containing protein, protein MKMTSIIKTSSLALACTVALASVSHAATITWTNDANNESGWAAGDNWTGTPDNTVPTSGSDSAVVNNIPTAGSGNVWVAFNSDFTIGNGQSLTVATDSGVNFRGSGATLTLATGGTLDLTTGTADGNLGNSFGGGLFVVVNSGATAKVTNLDINRNLTGAGDNEIATFNASAAGAVTLFEVTNTLSIANATLNLDLTALTAGTELGTYELFDYGTIAGTFASVNVTGLEAGQSFTTDYAYDIGGGDLGLAITVIPEPGTYALLAGLTGLAFVMLRRRQA, encoded by the coding sequence ATGAAAATGACATCGATCATCAAAACATCCTCTCTGGCACTCGCTTGCACAGTGGCGCTCGCATCTGTCTCCCACGCAGCTACGATTACTTGGACGAATGACGCCAATAATGAAAGCGGTTGGGCCGCCGGCGACAACTGGACAGGAACACCCGACAACACGGTTCCCACCAGCGGTTCAGACTCTGCGGTGGTGAACAATATTCCTACTGCAGGAAGCGGCAATGTGTGGGTGGCCTTCAATTCCGATTTCACGATTGGCAATGGTCAATCCTTGACGGTCGCAACGGATTCGGGGGTTAATTTCCGCGGAAGCGGAGCCACGTTGACACTAGCGACCGGCGGCACGCTGGATCTGACTACAGGCACAGCCGATGGAAATCTAGGTAATTCATTTGGTGGCGGGCTTTTTGTGGTGGTCAATTCCGGTGCTACCGCGAAGGTGACTAATCTGGACATTAATCGTAATTTGACTGGCGCGGGTGACAATGAAATAGCGACCTTCAACGCTTCCGCTGCGGGTGCCGTGACGCTGTTCGAAGTCACTAATACGCTGTCGATCGCCAACGCCACTTTGAATCTCGATCTGACTGCGCTGACCGCTGGAACTGAGCTCGGAACCTATGAGCTATTTGACTACGGCACCATTGCTGGCACATTCGCCAGCGTGAACGTGACCGGCTTGGAAGCGGGGCAGTCTTTCACTACGGACTACGCATACGATATTGGTGGAGGCGATTTGGGATTGGCGATCACTGTCATCCCCGAGCCTGGCACCTACGCGCTGCTCGCGGGTCTCACTGGCTTGGCATTTGTGATGCTTCGTCGTCGCCAAGCTTAA
- a CDS encoding alpha-L-fucosidase has protein sequence MKAKYITLLFLGLSGSLACAEHIEPPLVSAVEPTWESLAEGYQVPDWFVDGKLGVWFHWGIPSSIKDGRPHDGSHYGAWMYGTEGQLSASKHPEAVQRLTDWHDKTYGPHAEFGYEDLIPMFKAEEWDPDALVQEVKDVGARFIMPVATHHDNFDMYDSSHPWNSFDMGPKRDTLKEWKAAAQKHGLKFGVSTHLYWSPRFFSSARQYQKPGTLAWQLFNMDYSVKHYNSDDAWNEHWYARCWEIIEKYDPDMFNNDSPYPDLKSGNGLGLKLFTDYVNKDLQENHGKQDVVLSFKDSKKNKQAFTYNMERGSAAQIEPEPWMWATDLSGTWFYRDGATNRMKIPTMVGNAVDSISKNGVVMLNIALTGEGTIPEYQMNYLNAFRDLMKVNGEGIYGSRPWKVFGEGPVVIDGGRGNENHTPYSQEDIRFTHRQDTGKATKEGTLYAFVLATPTEDILIKTLATGGIYEASIKSITMLGSNERIQWNRSGEGLKIKLPQKLPDSLVTGFCITAK, from the coding sequence ATGAAAGCTAAATATATCACGCTACTTTTTCTAGGCCTGTCGGGCAGTCTTGCCTGTGCAGAGCACATTGAACCACCTTTGGTGAGCGCAGTCGAACCAACTTGGGAGTCCTTAGCAGAGGGATATCAAGTGCCGGACTGGTTTGTCGATGGCAAGCTCGGTGTCTGGTTTCACTGGGGCATTCCCTCCTCGATCAAGGATGGCCGCCCGCATGACGGCTCTCACTACGGCGCCTGGATGTATGGCACCGAGGGGCAGTTGAGTGCGTCGAAGCATCCCGAAGCCGTGCAGCGTCTTACCGATTGGCACGACAAGACCTACGGCCCTCATGCAGAGTTTGGTTACGAAGACCTTATTCCAATGTTCAAGGCAGAGGAGTGGGATCCCGATGCACTGGTGCAAGAGGTCAAGGATGTCGGTGCACGTTTCATCATGCCGGTTGCGACGCACCATGATAACTTCGACATGTATGATTCCTCCCATCCATGGAACTCGTTCGATATGGGGCCGAAGCGCGACACGCTCAAGGAGTGGAAAGCCGCTGCGCAAAAGCATGGCCTGAAATTTGGGGTATCGACGCACCTCTACTGGTCGCCGCGCTTTTTCAGTTCTGCGCGCCAATATCAGAAGCCGGGCACGCTGGCATGGCAGTTGTTCAATATGGATTACTCGGTCAAGCACTACAATTCGGACGATGCCTGGAACGAGCATTGGTATGCGCGCTGCTGGGAAATTATTGAGAAGTATGATCCCGATATGTTTAACAACGATTCGCCGTATCCGGATCTTAAATCGGGAAACGGCTTGGGGCTGAAGCTGTTTACGGATTATGTGAATAAGGATTTACAGGAGAATCACGGCAAACAGGACGTTGTGCTCTCATTTAAGGATTCGAAAAAGAACAAGCAGGCCTTCACCTACAACATGGAGCGCGGTAGTGCGGCACAAATCGAGCCAGAGCCCTGGATGTGGGCGACGGATCTTTCCGGCACTTGGTTTTATCGTGATGGTGCGACCAATCGCATGAAAATCCCAACCATGGTTGGGAATGCCGTCGATTCCATCAGCAAGAATGGCGTGGTCATGCTCAATATCGCTCTGACGGGCGAAGGCACCATACCCGAATATCAAATGAATTATTTGAACGCCTTCCGCGACCTGATGAAGGTGAATGGCGAAGGTATCTATGGCAGTCGGCCATGGAAAGTCTTTGGCGAAGGCCCCGTGGTGATCGACGGCGGACGCGGTAACGAAAACCACACGCCCTACAGCCAAGAAGACATTCGCTTCACCCATCGTCAGGACACAGGAAAGGCAACGAAAGAGGGCACGCTCTATGCCTTCGTGCTCGCTACGCCGACTGAAGATATCCTGATTAAAACGCTGGCGACTGGTGGCATTTACGAGGCCTCAATCAAATCAATCACCATGCTGGGAAGTAACGAGCGTATTCAATGGAACCGCTCGGGCGAGGGCTTAAAAATCAAATTGCCACAAAAGCTGCCCGATTCACTAGTCACCGGATTTTGCATTACTGCTAAATAG